Proteins encoded in a region of the Sander lucioperca isolate FBNREF2018 chromosome 4, SLUC_FBN_1.2, whole genome shotgun sequence genome:
- the LOC118494980 gene encoding uncharacterized protein C1orf100-like — MAGSGVALRLHEFRELEDCRQPDDLKSSRLGRDVRGLYPGQLGRVHIVHSKDCGYSVPGGRSQSLHESPDPPCGNYQQSFDVRTLRALSVLRQCPPVPEQRPPQTAYQEHFHSPLFPQ; from the exons ATGGCAGGATCTGGTGTTGCTCTGCGGCTGCATGAATTCAGAGAGCTTGAGGACTGCAGGCAGCCAGatgacttaaa ATCGTCTCGTCTGGGGAGAGATGTACGTGGATTATATCCAGGACAGCTGGGTAGAGTCCATATTGTCCACTCAAAGGACTGTGG CTACAGTGTTCCCGGTGGACGCTCTCAGTCCCTCCACGAGTCCCCTGACCCTCCGTGTGGAAACTACCAGCAGAGTTTTGACGTCCGCACCCTGAGAGCGCTGTCTGTCCTCCGTCAGTGCCCGCCTGTCCCGGAACAGCGCCCCCCTCAGACGGCCTACCAGGAGCACTTTCATTCTCCTCTCTTTCCGCAGTAG
- the akt3b gene encoding RAC-gamma serine/threonine-protein kinase, translated as MSDQNVVKEGWVQKRGEYIKNWRPRYFLLKTDGSFIGYKDKPQDSDLAYPLNNFSVAKCQLMKTERPKPNTFIIRCLQWTTVIERTFHVDTPDERDEWAEAIQMVAESLAKQEEEGILSSPTSQIENVNEEEMDTSISHYKRKTMNDFDYLKLLGKGTFGKVILVREKASGTYYAMKILKKEVIIAKDEVAHTLTESRVLKNTRHPFLTSLKYSFQTKDRLCFVMEYVNGGELFFHLSRERVFSEDRTRFYGAEIVSALDYLHSAKIVYRDLKLENLMLDKDGHIKITDFGLCKEGITDTATMKTFCGTPEYLAPEVLEDNDYGRAVDWWGLGVVTYEMMCGRLPFYNQDHEKLFELILMEEIKFPRTLSADAKSLLSGLLIKDPNKRLGGGPDDAKEIMRHSFFGTVDWQDVYDKKLVPPFQPQVSSETDTRYFDEEFTAQTITITPPEKYDEDGMDAADNERRPHFPQFSYSASGRE; from the exons ATGAGCGACCAGAACGTCGTCAAGGAAGGCTGGGTCCAGAAAAGAG GTGAGTACATCAAGAACTGGCGACCGCGCTACTTTCTGCTGAAGACAGACGGCTCTTTCATCGGCTACAAGGACAAACCACAGGACTCGGACCTGGCCTACCCGCTCAACAACTTCTCCGTAGCAA AATGTCAGCTCATGAAGACAGAGCGGCCCAAGCCAAACACCTTCATCATCCGCTGTCTGCAGTGGACCACCGTCATCGAGAGGACTTTTCACGTCGACACTCCTGACGAGAG GGACGAGTGGGCCGAGGCCATCCAGATGGTAGCCGAGTCTCTGGccaaacaggaggaggagggtatCCTGAGCAGCCCCACCTCCCAGATCGAGAACGTCAACGAGGAGGAGATGGACACCTCCATCAGCCACTACAAACGAAAG ACAATGAATGACTTTGACTATCTGAAGCTTCTGGGCAAAGGCACTTTTGGGAAAGTCATTCTGGTGAGGGAGAAGGCGAGTGGCACCTACTACGCCATGAAGATCCTCAAGAAGGAAGTCATCATAGCCAAG GATGAAGTtgctcacacactcacagaaagTAGGGTATTAAAAAACACTCGGCATCCATTCCTAACT TCTCTGAAGTACTCGTTCCAGACTAAGGATCGGCTGTGCTTTGTAATGGAGTACGTCAACGGAGGAGAG CTGTTTTTCCATTTGTCAAGAGAAAGAGTATTTTCGGAGGACCGCACCCGTTTCTACGGCGCTGAGATCGTCTCTGCTCTAGACTACCTGCATTCTGCCAAGATCGTCTACCGTGATCTGAAG CTGGAGAACCTCATGTTGGACAAAGACGGCCACATCAAGATCACGGACTTCGGCCTCTGCAAAGAAGGCATCACCGACACTGCCACCATGAAGACCTTCTGTGGAACCCCAGAGTACCTCGCTCCTGAG GTGCTGGAGGACAACGACTACGGGCGGGCGGTGGACTGGTGGGGCTTGGGAGTGGTGACGTATGAGATGATGTGCGGCCGCCTGCCGTTCTACAACCAGGACCACGAGAAGCTGTTCGAGCTCATCCTCATGGAGGAGATCAAGTTCCCGCGGACGCTGTCGGCCGACGCCAAGTCGCTGCTGTCGGGGCTGCTCATCAAGGACCCCAACAAGcg GCTGGGCGGCGGACCGGATGACGCTAAGGAGATCATGCGGCACAGTTTCTTTGGCACAGTCGACTGGCAGGACGTCTACGACAAGAAG CTGGTCCCGCCCTTTCAGCCCCAGGTCAGCTCCGAGACGGACACGCGCTACTTCGACGAGGAGTTCACAGCACAGACCATCACCATCACTCCGCCGGAAAAAT